A stretch of Arachis hypogaea cultivar Tifrunner chromosome 15, arahy.Tifrunner.gnm2.J5K5, whole genome shotgun sequence DNA encodes these proteins:
- the LOC112747327 gene encoding very-long-chain (3R)-3-hydroxyacyl-CoA dehydratase PASTICCINO 2A has product MAGFFSLLRRLYLSIYNWTVFFGWSQVLYHVLITLKESGHENVYNAAEKPLLFAQTAAVLEILHGLVGLVRSPVSATLPQIGSRLYLTWGILWSFPETRNHVLVTSLLISWSITEIIRYSFFGFKEAFGFAPSWLLWLRYSTFLLLYPTGISSEVGLIYIALPFIKASEKYCIRMPNKWNFSFDYFYAAIVVLGIYVPGSPHMYTYMLAQRKKALSKSKRE; this is encoded by the exons ATGGCgggtttcttctctcttctcaggCGCCTCTACCTCTCCATTTACAACTGGACCGTCTTCTTTGGATG GTCTCAGGTTCTGTATCATGTCCTGATAACGTTGAAGGAGTCGGGTCATGAAAACGTTTACAACGCAGCCGAAAAACCTTTGCTTTTTGCTCAAACCGCCGCTGTGTTAGAG ATTCTGCATGGTTTGGTAG GGCTTGTCCGGTCTCCAGTTTCAGCAACCTTGCCACAGATAGGTTCTAGGTTGTACCTGACTTGGGGCATCTTATGGAGTTTCCCTGAG ACCCGGAATCATGTGCTTGTTACCTCCCTACTAATCAGCTGGTCCATCACTGAG ATAATTCGCTATTCTTTCTTTGGCTTCAAGGAGGCTTTCGGTTTTGCCCCGTCATGGCTTTTGTGGCTAAG ATATAGCACTTTCTTACTGCTGTATCCAACAGGCATTAGCAGTGAAGTTGGTCTGATATACATTGCACTGCCATTCATCAAG GCATCTGAGAAGTATTGCATAAGAATGCCAAACAAATGGAACTTCTCGTTCGACTACTTCTATGCTGCTATTGTTGTACTTGGAATCTATGTCCCAG GAAGCCCTCACATGTATACATACATGCTTGCACAGAGGAAGAAAGCGCTCTCAAAATCAAAGAGGGAATGA